One Pseudodesulfovibrio cashew DNA window includes the following coding sequences:
- a CDS encoding phosphoribosylaminoimidazolesuccinocarboxamide synthase yields the protein MAVLETNITEYPLISKGKVRDIYAIGDDKLLLVTTDRISAFDVVMPDPIEDKGKVLNQITLFWMDMMQDLTPNHIIATNVDDYPEPLHKYKADLQDRSVLVKKAAPLPIECIVRGFITGSGWSDYQKTGEVCGHKLPANLKESDMLETPLFTPSTKADLGDHDENITLERAAELIGEDMMRKVEKLALDIYSRARDYAKERGILIADTKFEFGMLDGELILIDEVLTPDSSRFWPMDGYKPGQSQPSFDKQYFRDWLIEIGFNKQPPAPHIPEEIAAQTRAKYMEAYKLLTGSELQV from the coding sequence ATGGCCGTTCTGGAAACCAACATCACCGAGTATCCCCTCATCTCCAAGGGCAAGGTCCGCGACATCTACGCCATCGGCGACGACAAGCTGCTCCTGGTCACCACGGACCGCATTTCCGCCTTTGACGTGGTCATGCCCGATCCCATCGAAGACAAGGGCAAGGTCCTCAACCAGATCACCCTGTTCTGGATGGATATGATGCAGGACCTGACCCCGAACCACATCATCGCCACCAACGTGGACGACTACCCGGAACCGCTGCACAAATACAAGGCGGATCTTCAGGACCGTTCCGTGCTGGTCAAGAAGGCCGCCCCCCTGCCCATCGAGTGCATCGTGCGCGGCTTCATCACCGGCTCCGGCTGGAGCGACTACCAGAAGACCGGCGAGGTTTGCGGTCACAAGCTGCCTGCCAACCTCAAGGAATCCGATATGCTGGAGACCCCGCTCTTCACGCCCTCCACCAAGGCCGATCTGGGTGATCATGATGAAAATATCACCCTGGAACGTGCCGCCGAACTCATCGGCGAGGACATGATGCGCAAGGTCGAAAAGCTTGCCCTGGACATTTACAGCCGCGCCCGCGACTACGCCAAGGAGCGCGGCATCCTTATCGCGGACACCAAGTTCGAATTCGGGATGCTCGACGGTGAGCTTATCCTCATCGACGAGGTGCTCACGCCGGACTCCTCCCGGTTCTGGCCCATGGACGGCTACAAGCCGGGGCAGTCCCAGCCCAGCTTCGACAAGCAGTACTTCCGCGACTGGCTCATCGAAATCGGCTTCAACAAGCAGCCCCCGGCTCCCCATATCCCGGAAGAAATCGCGGCCCAGACCCGCGCCAAATACATGGAAGCCTACAAGCTGCTTACCGGCAGCGAACTCCAGGTGTAG
- the hisD gene encoding histidinol dehydrogenase translates to MPCRELTYTDSNDWPAITQWLDQRKDPDTNVDGTVREILEAVKQRGDEALAEYTARFDCPGFTADKLRVPKEAIEAALKEIPESDVAILEEAIARVRDFHEKQKENSWWTTAEDGTILGQMVRPVDRVGLYVPGGQGGETPLISSLIMNAIPAQVAGVESIAVTSPPRKDGTLNPYILATAALLGLDEIFLTGSAWAIGALAFGTELIAPCDVLAGPGNIFVATAKSQLIGQVGIDMVAGPSEIVILADESANPAWMAADMLSQAEHDPLAASILVTPDAELAAKVKAELKTQCDALPRCAIAGDSLNGWGAIITVPDLETGTELVNLLAAEHLELAVSDPWALLGSIRHAGAIFMGHNSPEPVGDYFAGPNHVLPTLRTVRFSSALSVQNFCKKSSVIAASPSYVTEHGDKIARLARLEGLEAHARSVEFRKQR, encoded by the coding sequence ATGCCCTGTAGAGAATTGACATATACCGATAGCAACGACTGGCCCGCCATCACCCAGTGGCTGGACCAACGCAAAGACCCGGACACCAACGTTGACGGCACCGTCAGAGAAATCCTGGAAGCGGTAAAGCAACGCGGTGACGAGGCCCTGGCCGAATACACGGCCCGCTTCGACTGCCCCGGCTTCACGGCGGACAAGCTCCGTGTGCCCAAGGAAGCCATCGAGGCTGCGCTGAAAGAAATCCCGGAAAGCGATGTGGCCATCCTCGAGGAAGCCATCGCACGAGTTCGTGATTTCCATGAAAAACAAAAGGAAAACTCCTGGTGGACCACGGCTGAGGACGGCACAATCCTCGGACAAATGGTTCGTCCCGTGGACCGCGTCGGCCTCTACGTACCCGGTGGCCAGGGCGGTGAAACTCCGCTCATCTCCAGCCTGATCATGAACGCCATTCCGGCGCAGGTTGCGGGCGTGGAGTCCATCGCCGTGACTTCGCCCCCCCGCAAAGACGGCACCCTGAATCCCTACATATTAGCGACAGCCGCCCTTCTTGGCTTGGACGAAATCTTTCTGACCGGCTCCGCTTGGGCTATAGGCGCACTGGCTTTCGGCACCGAGCTCATTGCTCCCTGCGATGTACTCGCCGGACCGGGCAACATCTTTGTAGCCACAGCCAAGTCCCAGCTCATCGGGCAGGTCGGCATCGACATGGTGGCCGGCCCCAGCGAAATCGTCATCCTGGCCGACGAGTCCGCCAATCCGGCCTGGATGGCTGCGGACATGCTCTCCCAGGCTGAACACGATCCACTGGCCGCTTCCATCCTGGTTACGCCCGACGCCGAGTTGGCCGCCAAGGTCAAGGCCGAGCTGAAGACCCAGTGCGATGCCCTGCCCCGTTGCGCCATTGCGGGTGACTCCCTGAACGGATGGGGGGCCATCATCACCGTGCCGGACCTTGAAACAGGCACAGAGCTGGTAAACCTGCTTGCCGCCGAGCACTTGGAGTTGGCCGTGAGCGACCCGTGGGCCCTGCTCGGCTCCATCCGCCACGCAGGCGCCATCTTCATGGGGCACAACTCCCCCGAGCCCGTGGGCGATTACTTCGCCGGTCCCAACCACGTACTGCCGACCCTGCGCACGGTGCGCTTCTCGTCCGCCCTGTCAGTGCAGAACTTCTGCAAGAAATCCAGTGTGATCGCTGCAAGCCCCAGCTATGTCACCGAGCACGGCGACAAGATCGCCAGACTGGCCCGACTGGAAGGCCTCGAAGCCCACGCCCGCAGCGTGGAGTTCCGCAAGCAGCGGTAG
- the dnaB gene encoding replicative DNA helicase gives MPQNPKPPRPRSGRFDTNPEEALERASSDLLRKLPPQNLEAEQAVLGGVFQSNTMFHELVDIVDADDFYSPAHRTIFQAFIDLYNKQKPIDLVTVKDYLESTGTLETIGGPVYLFELADSVVSSANARHHAKIVADKSILRKLIDASSNIITNCYEASDVDELLGQSEKEIFNIAQSQGTANQLDSKRLLDRVFEDLTKKYENKSAITGIATHYHDFDGMTAGLQNSDLIIMAGRPSMGKTAFALNVALRAAARSDTPTVIFSLEMSMEQLMTRLLAVQAKVGLQNLRTGYLEDQDWQKLYEAGDVLSQAPLFIDDTPALSTLELQARCRRLKAEHNLGLIIIDYLQLMRASGRTDSREQEISEISRSLKALAKELNVPVIALSQLNRKVEERTDKRPMMSDLRESGAIEQDADIIIFLYRDAAYNKAEDNPLKNHAEIIIAKQRNGPVGKCELFFKKEYTLFENMDVTPYPSELPEGV, from the coding sequence ATGCCGCAGAATCCGAAACCGCCGAGGCCTAGATCAGGCCGATTTGACACCAATCCGGAAGAGGCCCTGGAAAGGGCCTCTTCCGATCTCTTACGCAAACTCCCCCCCCAGAATCTGGAAGCCGAACAGGCCGTCCTCGGCGGCGTGTTCCAGTCCAACACCATGTTCCATGAACTGGTGGACATCGTCGATGCAGACGATTTCTATTCTCCCGCGCACCGGACCATCTTCCAGGCCTTCATCGATCTCTACAACAAGCAGAAGCCCATCGACCTGGTCACGGTCAAGGACTACCTGGAGTCCACCGGAACCCTGGAGACCATCGGTGGGCCGGTCTATCTTTTCGAACTCGCGGACTCTGTGGTCAGTTCGGCCAACGCCCGGCACCACGCCAAGATCGTGGCTGATAAGTCCATTCTCCGAAAGCTCATCGACGCCTCGTCCAACATCATCACCAACTGCTACGAAGCCAGCGACGTGGATGAGCTGCTCGGCCAGTCCGAGAAGGAAATCTTCAACATCGCCCAGTCCCAGGGCACGGCCAACCAGCTCGATTCCAAGCGACTCCTGGATCGGGTCTTCGAAGACCTGACCAAGAAATACGAGAACAAGTCGGCCATCACCGGCATCGCCACCCACTACCACGACTTCGATGGCATGACCGCCGGACTCCAGAACTCGGACCTGATCATCATGGCCGGCCGCCCCTCCATGGGTAAGACCGCCTTCGCCCTGAACGTGGCCCTGCGCGCGGCGGCCCGGTCCGACACACCCACCGTAATTTTCTCGCTCGAAATGTCCATGGAGCAGCTCATGACCCGTCTGCTGGCCGTCCAGGCCAAGGTCGGGCTCCAGAACCTGCGAACCGGCTACCTCGAGGACCAGGACTGGCAGAAGCTCTACGAAGCGGGCGATGTCCTGTCACAGGCCCCGCTCTTCATCGACGACACTCCGGCCCTTTCCACCCTGGAACTCCAGGCCCGCTGCCGCCGCCTCAAGGCCGAGCACAACCTTGGGCTGATCATCATCGACTACCTCCAGCTCATGCGAGCATCGGGAAGGACCGATTCCCGCGAACAGGAAATCTCCGAAATATCCCGATCCCTCAAAGCCCTGGCCAAGGAGCTCAACGTCCCGGTCATCGCCCTGTCTCAGCTCAACCGCAAGGTTGAGGAACGTACGGACAAACGCCCCATGATGTCCGACCTCCGCGAGTCCGGCGCCATCGAGCAGGACGCGGATATCATTATCTTTCTCTATCGTGATGCGGCCTACAACAAGGCCGAGGACAACCCGCTCAAGAACCACGCCGAGATCATCATCGCCAAACAGCGTAACGGCCCGGTGGGCAAGTGCGAACTCTTCTTCAAGAAGGAGTACACCCTGTTCGAGAACATGGATGTCACTCCCTATCCCTCCGAACTCCCCGAAGGAGTCTGA
- the rplI gene encoding 50S ribosomal protein L9, with translation MKLILRADVDALGRLGDIVTVKPGFGRNYLIPQGLAKPATNANLKAFELERRKLQEQADSLRAQAEGMAAKIAATPVEIEVRVGEGDKLYGSVTTANIGDAMEAAGIDIDRRKILLAEPIRSLGEFEIEIKLHPDVRGELKLAVVRHGGPIEEEIVEEEAVAEEAATESVETDAAESETAEA, from the coding sequence ATGAAACTTATCCTTCGCGCTGATGTCGACGCTCTGGGTCGACTCGGAGACATCGTTACCGTCAAGCCCGGCTTTGGCCGCAACTACCTGATCCCCCAGGGACTTGCCAAGCCCGCCACCAATGCAAACCTCAAGGCTTTCGAGCTGGAGCGCCGCAAGCTCCAGGAGCAGGCCGATTCCCTGCGCGCCCAGGCCGAAGGCATGGCCGCCAAGATCGCCGCCACTCCGGTGGAGATCGAAGTCCGCGTCGGCGAAGGCGACAAGCTGTACGGCTCCGTCACCACCGCCAACATCGGTGACGCCATGGAAGCCGCCGGCATCGACATCGACCGCCGCAAGATCCTCCTGGCCGAGCCTATCCGCTCCCTGGGCGAGTTCGAAATCGAAATCAAGCTGCACCCGGATGTGCGCGGCGAACTGAAGCTCGCCGTTGTCCGCCACGGCGGCCCCATCGAGGAAGAAATCGTCGAAGAAGAGGCTGTCGCGGAAGAAGCTGCCACGGAATCCGTAGAGACCGATGCCGCAGAATCCGAAACCGCCGAGGCCTAG
- the rpsF gene encoding 30S ribosomal protein S6, with protein sequence MANNYETLVLLSPELAEENRKEILGTLTAIVDREGGKMVETDDWGMRQLAYPVQKQTRGYYVRLVFEAPGALVAELERNIRITDGIFKFMTVKLAA encoded by the coding sequence ATGGCTAACAATTACGAGACGCTCGTCCTCCTGTCTCCCGAGTTGGCTGAGGAAAACAGGAAAGAAATCCTGGGCACCCTCACCGCCATCGTGGACCGGGAAGGCGGCAAAATGGTTGAGACCGACGACTGGGGCATGCGCCAGCTGGCCTACCCCGTCCAGAAGCAGACCCGCGGCTACTACGTTCGCCTGGTCTTCGAAGCCCCCGGTGCGCTGGTGGCCGAACTGGAACGCAACATCCGCATCACCGACGGCATCTTCAAGTTCATGACCGTCAAACTGGCTGCCTAG
- a CDS encoding outer membrane homotrimeric porin, translated as MKRLIMLAVLCAFVLSAAAASAADFKASGQFVNDAMWQSNWNFKDKGAKDNDSRVFNVKQRIDIVLEFIASENLKAVMYTRTQGLWGSDYSVDGDTYTGATGIGLRRAYIDFNWPDTSINIKSGYMGLSLPTAIGGGSFILDGEIAGAMVSGPITDNVSFLAGYARAFDENTAGESQVDAYVAALPMAFDGFSLQPFAMYANVGKGLSGNEVDTNLPNLASLNATSSTTTDEYDGAYWLGAAFTMDLFDPFVLKADLNYGKVQAKNDINERSGWLFDMALEYTGLDYMTPEVFFAYTTGEDGNASKGSGDSERMPFLSASNWALGSFFFGGDTFLQGSMGDRSKYLGFWALGASLKDIQSFAEGLTHTATIIYAKGTNDKEIGTAYSESYGNVAYGSTLTEKDSLIEVDFNTYYKLYDEMTIGMELGYLNLDTKESVWGADQKGGDAWKISTGLVYKF; from the coding sequence ATGAAACGTCTCATCATGCTCGCAGTTCTGTGCGCCTTCGTGCTCAGCGCTGCTGCTGCTTCCGCTGCCGACTTCAAGGCCAGCGGCCAGTTTGTTAACGACGCCATGTGGCAGTCCAACTGGAACTTCAAAGACAAGGGCGCCAAAGACAACGACTCTCGCGTGTTCAACGTGAAGCAGCGTATCGACATCGTCCTCGAGTTCATCGCCAGCGAAAACCTGAAGGCCGTCATGTACACCCGTACTCAGGGCCTCTGGGGTTCCGACTACTCCGTCGATGGTGACACCTACACCGGCGCCACCGGCATCGGCCTGCGCCGCGCTTACATCGACTTCAACTGGCCTGACACCTCCATCAACATCAAGTCCGGTTACATGGGCCTGTCCCTGCCGACCGCTATTGGTGGTGGTTCCTTCATCCTCGACGGTGAAATCGCCGGTGCCATGGTTTCCGGTCCGATCACCGACAACGTCTCCTTCCTGGCCGGTTACGCCCGCGCCTTCGACGAGAACACCGCTGGTGAGAGCCAGGTCGACGCTTACGTCGCCGCCCTGCCCATGGCCTTCGACGGCTTCTCCCTGCAGCCGTTCGCCATGTACGCCAACGTTGGTAAGGGTCTGAGCGGCAACGAAGTTGACACCAACCTGCCCAACCTGGCTTCCCTGAACGCCACCAGCTCCACCACCACCGACGAGTACGACGGTGCTTACTGGCTCGGCGCTGCCTTCACCATGGACCTGTTCGATCCCTTCGTCCTGAAGGCCGACCTGAACTATGGTAAGGTGCAGGCCAAGAACGACATCAACGAGCGTTCTGGCTGGCTGTTCGACATGGCCCTCGAGTACACCGGTCTGGATTACATGACCCCCGAAGTATTCTTCGCCTACACCACTGGTGAAGACGGAAACGCCTCCAAGGGTTCCGGCGACTCCGAGCGTATGCCTTTCCTGTCCGCCTCTAACTGGGCTCTTGGTTCCTTCTTCTTCGGTGGTGACACCTTCCTGCAGGGTTCCATGGGCGATCGTAGCAAGTACCTCGGCTTCTGGGCCCTGGGCGCCTCCCTCAAGGACATCCAGTCCTTCGCTGAAGGCCTGACCCACACCGCCACCATCATCTACGCCAAGGGTACCAACGACAAGGAAATCGGCACCGCCTACTCCGAGTCTTACGGCAACGTTGCTTACGGCAGCACCCTGACCGAGAAGGACAGCCTGATCGAAGTGGACTTCAACACCTACTACAAGCTGTACGACGAAATGACCATCGGTATGGAACTTGGTTACCTGAACCTGGACACCAAGGAATCCGTCTGGGGCGCCGACCAGAAGGGCGGCGACGCCTGGAAGATCAGCACCGGTCTGGTCTACAAGTTCTAA
- a CDS encoding UbiX family flavin prenyltransferase produces the protein MEIKRIILAVTGASGSLYAASLVKALGGREDVELHVVISDAARKVLELETDMTTDALTAGAHAVHDERDIAAPPASGSWRHHGMVVCPCSMATLAAVATGVGNNLIQRAADVTLKERKKLVLVPRETPMSAIHLQNMLAADRAGAIILPACPGFYHRPETIGDLADHLAGRILDQLDIPHDLFPRWGE, from the coding sequence ATGGAAATCAAACGAATCATACTTGCCGTGACCGGCGCAAGCGGTTCCCTGTACGCGGCCTCCCTGGTCAAGGCCCTTGGCGGACGAGAGGACGTGGAGTTGCACGTCGTCATCTCCGATGCGGCCAGAAAGGTACTCGAACTGGAAACAGACATGACGACCGACGCGCTGACCGCCGGAGCCCATGCGGTACACGACGAGCGCGACATCGCGGCCCCTCCCGCCAGCGGATCGTGGCGGCACCACGGCATGGTCGTCTGTCCCTGCTCCATGGCCACACTGGCAGCCGTGGCCACCGGCGTGGGGAACAACCTCATCCAGCGGGCCGCGGACGTGACGCTCAAGGAGCGCAAAAAGCTCGTCCTGGTTCCGCGCGAGACGCCCATGAGCGCCATCCACCTGCAAAACATGCTGGCCGCGGACCGAGCCGGGGCGATCATCCTTCCGGCCTGCCCGGGGTTCTACCACCGGCCCGAAACCATCGGCGACCTGGCCGACCACCTGGCAGGCAGGATTCTGGACCAACTCGACATTCCCCACGACCTGTTCCCGCGCTGGGGAGAATAG
- a CDS encoding phenylacetate--CoA ligase family protein yields MYYDTVEAMNRAALEELQLERLKLTIEKARKSPFYKEHLAGVNTDDLKSVADVTSLPFTTKDDLRSQYPYGMLTRPLDDFVRLHASSGTTGTPTAIFYTQEDLDTWADLMARSMYCCGCRRSDVLQNMSGYGLFTGGLGIHNGSERLGMLTVPAGAGNTKRQIKLIRDFSVTVLHIIPSFALYFAQKVNEAGFDVKDMPWRIALIGAEPHTEETRRKVEEMMHIKAYNSYGLSEMNGPGVAFECIEQKGMHVWEDAYIAEIINPDTGEHVAEGEIGELVMTTLLRDGMPLIRYRTRDLTRFVPGDCACGRTHRRIDRIAGRADDMMILKGVNIYPMQIEQCLMSMPEVGQNYLIELITEGVTDQLKVKVEIKDEFFVEDMRALQGLQKKIAKNLCSEILITPRVELCQHDSIPKSEGKAVRVIDNRKK; encoded by the coding sequence ATGTATTACGATACCGTCGAAGCCATGAATCGCGCCGCCCTGGAGGAACTCCAGCTCGAGCGCCTGAAGCTGACCATTGAAAAAGCCAGAAAGTCCCCGTTCTACAAGGAACATCTGGCTGGTGTGAATACCGACGACCTCAAATCCGTGGCGGACGTAACCTCACTGCCCTTCACCACCAAGGACGACCTGCGCAGCCAGTATCCCTACGGCATGCTCACCCGGCCCCTGGACGACTTCGTTCGCCTGCACGCCTCCAGCGGCACCACTGGCACGCCCACGGCGATCTTCTACACCCAGGAAGACCTGGACACCTGGGCCGACCTCATGGCGCGCAGCATGTACTGCTGCGGCTGCCGTCGTTCCGACGTGCTCCAGAACATGTCCGGCTATGGCCTGTTCACCGGCGGCCTGGGCATTCACAACGGCAGCGAGCGGCTGGGCATGCTCACGGTCCCGGCGGGAGCGGGCAACACCAAGCGCCAGATCAAGCTCATCCGCGACTTCAGCGTCACGGTCCTGCACATCATCCCCTCCTTCGCCCTCTACTTCGCGCAGAAGGTGAACGAGGCCGGATTCGACGTAAAGGATATGCCGTGGCGTATCGCGCTCATCGGCGCGGAGCCGCACACCGAGGAAACCCGGCGAAAGGTTGAGGAGATGATGCACATCAAGGCCTACAACTCCTACGGCCTCTCAGAGATGAACGGCCCGGGTGTGGCCTTCGAGTGTATCGAGCAGAAAGGCATGCACGTCTGGGAGGACGCCTACATCGCGGAGATCATCAACCCCGACACAGGGGAACACGTGGCCGAGGGCGAGATCGGCGAACTGGTCATGACCACCCTCCTGCGCGACGGCATGCCCCTCATCCGCTACCGCACCCGTGACCTGACCCGGTTCGTCCCGGGCGACTGCGCCTGTGGGCGCACGCACCGGCGCATAGACCGCATCGCGGGCCGCGCCGACGACATGATGATCCTCAAGGGCGTGAACATCTACCCCATGCAGATCGAGCAATGCCTCATGTCCATGCCGGAAGTGGGCCAGAACTACCTGATCGAACTGATCACCGAGGGCGTCACCGATCAGCTCAAGGTCAAGGTGGAGATCAAGGACGAATTTTTCGTGGAAGACATGCGCGCCCTGCAAGGGTTGCAGAAAAAGATCGCCAAGAACCTGTGCAGCGAAATCCTGATCACCCCCCGAGTGGAACTCTGCCAGCACGACTCCATCCCCAAGAGCGAGGGCAAGGCCGTGCGCGTGATCGACAACCGCAAGAAATAG
- the uvrC gene encoding excinuclease ABC subunit UvrC, producing MSETFTFISSDYPDSPGVYLMKNARGRIIYVGKAKRLRRRLASYFQKNAGHTPKTRALVANVRQVDILLTGTEKEALLLENGLIKKHRPRYNVVLKDDKQYVLFRLDKQSRFPRLSITRKVTRDGSVYFGPFTSAAAARATWKLLGKVFPLRKCSDHVFRNRVRPCLYHDIHQCLAPCVKDVDHTMYMDQVRRVEMLLSGKSGELVEMLRRRMEEASERLEFELAAACRDQIRAVQKTVEGQVAVIHDNRDRDVIGLGENENGLGLGLLFVRRGRLLDEKQFFWPGLTLDEGPEVLESFLLQYYRTGRFIPSVIIAPHDVEDGALAEVLAERRAAPVRIAPPQSTQEKKLLEIARSVARQARQDKDTISRRLMKVLRLRQEPLRIECIDASHLGGTGMRVGQVVFEEGRRNKEASRVYSFPDLEGSGDDYAALAAWTRRRLESGPPWPDLVLIDGGRGQLSAVEAALGECADEEFESCWELAAIAKGPSRRAGELDDQIFRPGRKNPMPLKSGGAELLFLQMVRDTAHRFVLGRQRKARKKAVLSSELTSLPGIGPKTARILWDRFGSLDAMLEADAADLRALPGVGRKKGEQIHAALLSLKKARKG from the coding sequence ATGAGTGAGACATTTACCTTCATTTCCTCCGACTATCCGGATTCGCCCGGCGTTTATCTGATGAAAAACGCGCGTGGGCGGATCATCTACGTGGGCAAGGCCAAGCGGCTCAGACGCAGGCTAGCCTCCTATTTCCAGAAGAACGCCGGGCACACACCCAAGACCCGGGCTTTGGTGGCCAATGTCCGGCAGGTGGACATACTCCTGACTGGCACCGAGAAGGAGGCTCTGCTCCTGGAGAACGGGCTGATCAAAAAGCACCGGCCCCGTTACAACGTGGTGCTCAAGGATGACAAGCAGTACGTCCTGTTCCGGCTCGACAAGCAGTCGCGGTTCCCTCGGCTTTCCATCACCCGCAAGGTGACCCGAGACGGTTCGGTCTATTTTGGCCCCTTTACCTCGGCGGCCGCGGCCAGGGCCACCTGGAAACTGCTCGGCAAGGTTTTTCCCCTGCGCAAGTGCTCGGATCATGTTTTCAGGAACCGCGTCAGGCCATGCCTCTATCACGACATCCACCAGTGTTTGGCTCCCTGCGTCAAGGATGTGGACCATACAATGTATATGGACCAGGTCCGAAGGGTGGAGATGCTCCTCTCGGGCAAGTCCGGCGAGTTGGTGGAGATGCTTCGTCGGCGTATGGAGGAGGCCTCGGAGCGGCTGGAGTTCGAGCTGGCCGCCGCCTGCCGTGACCAGATTCGGGCCGTGCAGAAGACCGTGGAGGGCCAGGTGGCCGTTATTCACGACAACCGCGACCGAGACGTTATCGGCCTCGGTGAAAACGAGAATGGCCTGGGACTCGGGCTGCTTTTCGTGCGCCGCGGGCGCCTGCTGGACGAAAAACAGTTCTTCTGGCCCGGCCTGACTCTGGACGAGGGGCCGGAGGTCCTGGAGAGTTTCCTGCTGCAGTATTACCGCACGGGACGGTTCATCCCGTCAGTCATTATCGCCCCACACGACGTCGAGGATGGCGCGCTGGCCGAGGTGCTTGCCGAGCGGCGGGCGGCTCCGGTGCGCATTGCGCCCCCCCAGTCAACCCAGGAGAAGAAGCTGCTGGAGATTGCCCGTTCCGTGGCCCGTCAGGCCAGGCAGGACAAGGACACCATCTCCCGGAGGCTGATGAAGGTGCTGCGGCTTCGGCAGGAGCCGTTGCGCATCGAGTGCATCGACGCCTCCCATCTGGGGGGCACGGGCATGCGCGTGGGCCAGGTGGTTTTTGAGGAAGGCCGTCGGAACAAGGAGGCCTCGCGGGTCTACTCGTTTCCGGACCTGGAGGGCTCGGGTGATGACTATGCTGCGCTGGCGGCGTGGACGCGGCGGAGACTTGAGTCCGGGCCTCCCTGGCCTGACCTGGTGCTCATCGACGGCGGACGCGGCCAGTTGTCAGCCGTGGAGGCGGCATTGGGCGAGTGTGCTGACGAGGAATTTGAATCCTGCTGGGAGTTGGCGGCCATCGCCAAGGGACCGTCGCGCCGGGCGGGGGAATTGGACGACCAGATATTTCGTCCGGGCCGCAAGAACCCAATGCCGCTCAAGTCAGGCGGCGCGGAACTGCTTTTCCTGCAAATGGTCCGTGACACCGCACATCGCTTCGTTCTTGGCAGGCAGCGCAAGGCGCGCAAGAAGGCCGTGCTTTCCAGCGAGTTGACTTCGCTGCCGGGCATCGGACCCAAGACTGCGCGCATCCTGTGGGATCGGTTCGGCTCGCTTGACGCCATGCTGGAGGCGGATGCAGCCGACCTCCGCGCACTCCCAGGCGTAGGGCGGAAGAAAGGCGAGCAGATTCATGCGGCGTTGCTTTCGCTGAAAAAGGCCCGCAAGGGGTAG
- the rpsR gene encoding 30S ribosomal protein S18, which yields MAFRKKFTPRKKFCRFCADKELPLDYKRPDILRDFVTERGKIIARRITGTCAKHQRRLTNEIKRARQMALLFYTTVHSTDVKKRSSI from the coding sequence ATGGCATTTCGCAAAAAATTCACCCCTCGGAAGAAGTTCTGCCGCTTCTGCGCGGACAAGGAACTCCCCCTGGATTACAAGCGCCCCGATATCCTTCGTGATTTCGTCACCGAGCGCGGCAAGATCATTGCCCGCCGCATCACCGGCACCTGTGCAAAGCACCAGCGCCGCCTGACCAACGAAATCAAGCGCGCCCGTCAGATGGCCCTCCTGTTCTACACCACCGTTCACAGCACTGATGTGAAAAAGCGTAGCTCCATCTAA
- a CDS encoding metal-dependent hydrolase has translation MEITWFGHSNFRLATGETTLLIDPFFEGNPSAPVTYEDIEACDIILVTHDHGDHIGQTLELAQKHNAKVVAIFDLIQALMPKGLSDDLAVGMNIGGTVFLDGIAIKMVQAMHSSITGVPVGYILTFPDDTCVYYSGDTGLFGDMGLFAEFHDIDIAMLPIGGHFTMDARQAAYACKLLKCDTVIPMHWGTWPLLDSSTKEFAERLAMMAPDTRLAELKVGVPTEI, from the coding sequence ATGGAGATCACCTGGTTTGGCCATTCCAACTTCCGGCTGGCCACCGGAGAGACCACCCTGCTCATCGACCCGTTTTTCGAAGGCAACCCTTCCGCGCCGGTCACCTATGAGGACATCGAGGCGTGCGACATCATCCTGGTCACCCACGACCACGGTGACCACATCGGCCAGACCCTGGAACTGGCTCAAAAACACAACGCCAAGGTTGTGGCCATCTTTGACCTCATCCAGGCGCTGATGCCCAAAGGACTGTCTGACGACCTCGCCGTGGGCATGAACATCGGCGGCACCGTTTTCCTCGACGGCATAGCCATCAAGATGGTCCAGGCCATGCACTCCTCGATCACGGGAGTGCCCGTGGGCTACATCCTGACCTTCCCCGACGACACCTGCGTATACTACTCCGGCGACACCGGCCTGTTCGGCGACATGGGCCTGTTCGCGGAATTCCACGACATAGACATCGCCATGTTGCCCATCGGCGGGCACTTCACCATGGACGCCCGGCAGGCCGCCTACGCCTGCAAGCTGCTCAAATGCGACACGGTCATCCCCATGCACTGGGGCACCTGGCCGCTTCTGGACAGCAGCACCAAGGAATTCGCCGAACGACTGGCCATGATGGCACCGGACACACGGCTGGCCGAACTGAAGGTGGGGGTTCCCACCGAAATCTGA